A genomic stretch from Primulina huaijiensis isolate GDHJ02 chromosome 14, ASM1229523v2, whole genome shotgun sequence includes:
- the LOC140957784 gene encoding uncharacterized protein isoform X5: MLQWMGGSRRKVATSRNSTHKRQRQYFEQRKRQQQAAGSEGYVDGKPSCSQNCENNRSLDILSLVNASSRAYENETSSLNARDNSNDDDGFEFHHQYAHQFPSTHTGRDTVNQSEPKEETSGTSTSHYSDTGKSKKVLVRLTDPKEHLVGNDNKFDHSILSPAQQMSVMDLLGDGGTNSNAEETSVHEQEAHVAFSVEGLGKVEAQTPVQSPKTPGRFFLKGYSSPKKSWKQPTASKHMDYSFDDLGFQMDVMMQDSEFSPFASSRKYPFCSTEKVNIIGDPNPKFLNFRKSSPFYRNGSDLKGVFSKNELFSIGRENGRIIWNGPYFLDGNDDELGDYESFCNSRADPSDVSFNDHFDVDNHWKRDFKFEDWNLQTRRFSTKQNRSFDMADTLLPYSKYKIPEDYPDFKISDTRYTTFKIDDEDKDTSTCFASEDTREISRLSEESCSSTAVRGDATKKS; this comes from the exons ATGTTACAATGGATGGGTGGATCAAGGCGGAAAGTGGCAACT TCAAGAAATTCAACCCATAAAAG gcAAAGGCAGTATTTTGAACAAAGGAAACGGCAGCAGCAGGCAGCAGGATCAGAAGGCTATGTTGATGGAAAACCTTCGTGCAGTCaaaattgtgaaaataatagATCACTTGACATACTTAGTTTGGTAAATGCATCATCTAGAGCTTACGAGAACGAGACCAGTAGCTTGAACG CAAGAGATAACTCAAATGACGATGATGGTTTCGAATTCCATCATCAGTACGCCCACCAGTTCCCATCTACTCACACTGGTAGAGACACAGTAAATCAATCTGAACCAAAAGAAGAAA CCTCAGGAACATCAACTAGCCACTACTCAGATACTGGAAAATCAAAGAA GGTTCTGGTCCGTTTAACTGATCCAAAAGAACATTTAGTTGGGAATGACAACAAATTTGATCATTCCATATTGTCCCCTGCACAGC AGATGTCAGTTATGGATTTGCTTGGCGATGGTGGAACAAACAGCAATGCAGAAGAAACTTCAGTGCATGAACAGGAAGCTCATGTTGCATTTTCAGTTGAAG GTTTAGGGAAAGTGGAGGCACAAACTCCAGTTCAGTCACCAAAGACACCAGGGAG ATTCTTTTTAAAGGGTTATTCTTCACCAAAAAAATCCTGGAAACAACCTACAGCATCCAAACACATGGATTATAGTTTTGATGATCTTGGGTTCCAAATG GACGTCATGATGCAAGATTCTGAATTTTCACCTTTTGCCAGCTCTAGAAAATACCCTTTCTGCTCAACAGAGAAGGTGAATATAATTGGTGATCCAAAtccaaaattcttaaatttcaGAAAGTCCTCTCCATTCTATCGGAATGGAAGTGATTTGAAGGGTGTTTTTAGCAAGAATGAGCTTTTCTCCATTGGCCGAGAAAATGGCAGAATCATTTGGAATG GTCCATACTTCTTAGATGGCAATGATGATGAATTGGGAGATTATGAATCATTTTGCAATAGTCGGGCAGATCCAAGTGACGTCAGTTTTAATGATCATTTCGATGTTGATAACCATTGGAAAAGAGATTTCAAATTTGAAGACTGGAATCTACAGACTAGAAG GTTCAGTACCAAACAAAATCGAAGTTTTGATATGGCAG ATACACTTCTTCCATATTCAAAGTACAAAATACCGGAAGACTATCCTGATTTCAAAATTTCAGATACAAG GTATACTACTTTTAAAATTGATGATGAAGATAAAGATACCTCTACCTGCTTTGCGAGTGAGGACACGAGAGAGATTAGTCGGCTGAG TGAAGAATCATGCTCTTCCACAGCAG TGAGGGGTGATGCAACCAAGAAATCTTGA
- the LOC140957784 gene encoding uncharacterized protein isoform X1, which produces MQLSLSVWYTMLQWMGGSRRKVATSRNSTHKRQRQYFEQRKRQQQAAGSEGYVDGKPSCSQNCENNRSLDILSLVNASSRAYENETSSLNARDNSNDDDGFEFHHQYAHQFPSTHTGRDTVNQSEPKEETSGTSTSHYSDTGKSKKVLVRLTDPKEHLVGNDNKFDHSILSPAQQMSVMDLLGDGGTNSNAEETSVHEQEAHVAFSVEGLGKVEAQTPVQSPKTPGRFFLKGYSSPKKSWKQPTASKHMDYSFDDLGFQMDVMMQDSEFSPFASSRKYPFCSTEKVNIIGDPNPKFLNFRKSSPFYRNGSDLKGVFSKNELFSIGRENGRIIWNGPYFLDGNDDELGDYESFCNSRADPSDVSFNDHFDVDNHWKRDFKFEDWNLQTRRFSTKQNRSFDMADTLLPYSKYKIPEDYPDFKISDTRYTTFKIDDEDKDTSTCFASEDTREISRLSEESCSSTAVRGDATKKS; this is translated from the exons ATGCAG TTGAGTCTGAGTGTATGGTACACAATGTTACAATGGATGGGTGGATCAAGGCGGAAAGTGGCAACT TCAAGAAATTCAACCCATAAAAG gcAAAGGCAGTATTTTGAACAAAGGAAACGGCAGCAGCAGGCAGCAGGATCAGAAGGCTATGTTGATGGAAAACCTTCGTGCAGTCaaaattgtgaaaataatagATCACTTGACATACTTAGTTTGGTAAATGCATCATCTAGAGCTTACGAGAACGAGACCAGTAGCTTGAACG CAAGAGATAACTCAAATGACGATGATGGTTTCGAATTCCATCATCAGTACGCCCACCAGTTCCCATCTACTCACACTGGTAGAGACACAGTAAATCAATCTGAACCAAAAGAAGAAA CCTCAGGAACATCAACTAGCCACTACTCAGATACTGGAAAATCAAAGAA GGTTCTGGTCCGTTTAACTGATCCAAAAGAACATTTAGTTGGGAATGACAACAAATTTGATCATTCCATATTGTCCCCTGCACAGC AGATGTCAGTTATGGATTTGCTTGGCGATGGTGGAACAAACAGCAATGCAGAAGAAACTTCAGTGCATGAACAGGAAGCTCATGTTGCATTTTCAGTTGAAG GTTTAGGGAAAGTGGAGGCACAAACTCCAGTTCAGTCACCAAAGACACCAGGGAG ATTCTTTTTAAAGGGTTATTCTTCACCAAAAAAATCCTGGAAACAACCTACAGCATCCAAACACATGGATTATAGTTTTGATGATCTTGGGTTCCAAATG GACGTCATGATGCAAGATTCTGAATTTTCACCTTTTGCCAGCTCTAGAAAATACCCTTTCTGCTCAACAGAGAAGGTGAATATAATTGGTGATCCAAAtccaaaattcttaaatttcaGAAAGTCCTCTCCATTCTATCGGAATGGAAGTGATTTGAAGGGTGTTTTTAGCAAGAATGAGCTTTTCTCCATTGGCCGAGAAAATGGCAGAATCATTTGGAATG GTCCATACTTCTTAGATGGCAATGATGATGAATTGGGAGATTATGAATCATTTTGCAATAGTCGGGCAGATCCAAGTGACGTCAGTTTTAATGATCATTTCGATGTTGATAACCATTGGAAAAGAGATTTCAAATTTGAAGACTGGAATCTACAGACTAGAAG GTTCAGTACCAAACAAAATCGAAGTTTTGATATGGCAG ATACACTTCTTCCATATTCAAAGTACAAAATACCGGAAGACTATCCTGATTTCAAAATTTCAGATACAAG GTATACTACTTTTAAAATTGATGATGAAGATAAAGATACCTCTACCTGCTTTGCGAGTGAGGACACGAGAGAGATTAGTCGGCTGAG TGAAGAATCATGCTCTTCCACAGCAG TGAGGGGTGATGCAACCAAGAAATCTTGA
- the LOC140957784 gene encoding uncharacterized protein isoform X2 — protein sequence MQLSLSVWYTMLQWMGGSRRKVATSRNSTHKRQRQYFEQRKRQQQAAGSEGYVDGKPSCSQNCENNRSLDILSLVNASSRAYENETSSLNARDNSNDDDGFEFHHQYAHQFPSTHTGRDTVNQSEPKEETSGTSTSHYSDTGKSKKVLVRLTDPKEHLVGNDNKFDHSILSPAQQMSVMDLLGDGGTNSNAEETSVHEQEAHVAFSVEGLGKVEAQTPVQSPKTPGRFFLKGYSSPKKSWKQPTASKHMDYSFDDLGFQMDVMMQDSEFSPFASSRKYPFCSTEKVNIIGDPNPKFLNFRKSSPFYRNGSDLKGVFSKNELFSIGRENGRIIWNGPYFLDGNDDELGDYESFCNSRADPSDVSFNDHFDVDNHWKRDFKFEDWNLQTRSTKQNRSFDMADTLLPYSKYKIPEDYPDFKISDTRYTTFKIDDEDKDTSTCFASEDTREISRLSEESCSSTAVRGDATKKS from the exons ATGCAG TTGAGTCTGAGTGTATGGTACACAATGTTACAATGGATGGGTGGATCAAGGCGGAAAGTGGCAACT TCAAGAAATTCAACCCATAAAAG gcAAAGGCAGTATTTTGAACAAAGGAAACGGCAGCAGCAGGCAGCAGGATCAGAAGGCTATGTTGATGGAAAACCTTCGTGCAGTCaaaattgtgaaaataatagATCACTTGACATACTTAGTTTGGTAAATGCATCATCTAGAGCTTACGAGAACGAGACCAGTAGCTTGAACG CAAGAGATAACTCAAATGACGATGATGGTTTCGAATTCCATCATCAGTACGCCCACCAGTTCCCATCTACTCACACTGGTAGAGACACAGTAAATCAATCTGAACCAAAAGAAGAAA CCTCAGGAACATCAACTAGCCACTACTCAGATACTGGAAAATCAAAGAA GGTTCTGGTCCGTTTAACTGATCCAAAAGAACATTTAGTTGGGAATGACAACAAATTTGATCATTCCATATTGTCCCCTGCACAGC AGATGTCAGTTATGGATTTGCTTGGCGATGGTGGAACAAACAGCAATGCAGAAGAAACTTCAGTGCATGAACAGGAAGCTCATGTTGCATTTTCAGTTGAAG GTTTAGGGAAAGTGGAGGCACAAACTCCAGTTCAGTCACCAAAGACACCAGGGAG ATTCTTTTTAAAGGGTTATTCTTCACCAAAAAAATCCTGGAAACAACCTACAGCATCCAAACACATGGATTATAGTTTTGATGATCTTGGGTTCCAAATG GACGTCATGATGCAAGATTCTGAATTTTCACCTTTTGCCAGCTCTAGAAAATACCCTTTCTGCTCAACAGAGAAGGTGAATATAATTGGTGATCCAAAtccaaaattcttaaatttcaGAAAGTCCTCTCCATTCTATCGGAATGGAAGTGATTTGAAGGGTGTTTTTAGCAAGAATGAGCTTTTCTCCATTGGCCGAGAAAATGGCAGAATCATTTGGAATG GTCCATACTTCTTAGATGGCAATGATGATGAATTGGGAGATTATGAATCATTTTGCAATAGTCGGGCAGATCCAAGTGACGTCAGTTTTAATGATCATTTCGATGTTGATAACCATTGGAAAAGAGATTTCAAATTTGAAGACTGGAATCTACAGACTAGAAG TACCAAACAAAATCGAAGTTTTGATATGGCAG ATACACTTCTTCCATATTCAAAGTACAAAATACCGGAAGACTATCCTGATTTCAAAATTTCAGATACAAG GTATACTACTTTTAAAATTGATGATGAAGATAAAGATACCTCTACCTGCTTTGCGAGTGAGGACACGAGAGAGATTAGTCGGCTGAG TGAAGAATCATGCTCTTCCACAGCAG TGAGGGGTGATGCAACCAAGAAATCTTGA
- the LOC140957784 gene encoding uncharacterized protein isoform X3 has translation MQLSLSVWYTMLQWMGGSRRKVATSRNSTHKRQRQYFEQRKRQQQAAGSEGYVDGKPSCSQNCENNRSLDILSLVNASSRAYENETSSLNARDNSNDDDGFEFHHQYAHQFPSTHTGRDTVNQSEPKEERTSTSHYSDTGKSKKVLVRLTDPKEHLVGNDNKFDHSILSPAQQMSVMDLLGDGGTNSNAEETSVHEQEAHVAFSVEGLGKVEAQTPVQSPKTPGRFFLKGYSSPKKSWKQPTASKHMDYSFDDLGFQMDVMMQDSEFSPFASSRKYPFCSTEKVNIIGDPNPKFLNFRKSSPFYRNGSDLKGVFSKNELFSIGRENGRIIWNGPYFLDGNDDELGDYESFCNSRADPSDVSFNDHFDVDNHWKRDFKFEDWNLQTRRFSTKQNRSFDMADTLLPYSKYKIPEDYPDFKISDTRYTTFKIDDEDKDTSTCFASEDTREISRLSEESCSSTAVRGDATKKS, from the exons ATGCAG TTGAGTCTGAGTGTATGGTACACAATGTTACAATGGATGGGTGGATCAAGGCGGAAAGTGGCAACT TCAAGAAATTCAACCCATAAAAG gcAAAGGCAGTATTTTGAACAAAGGAAACGGCAGCAGCAGGCAGCAGGATCAGAAGGCTATGTTGATGGAAAACCTTCGTGCAGTCaaaattgtgaaaataatagATCACTTGACATACTTAGTTTGGTAAATGCATCATCTAGAGCTTACGAGAACGAGACCAGTAGCTTGAACG CAAGAGATAACTCAAATGACGATGATGGTTTCGAATTCCATCATCAGTACGCCCACCAGTTCCCATCTACTCACACTGGTAGAGACACAGTAAATCAATCTGAACCAAAAGAAGAAA GAACATCAACTAGCCACTACTCAGATACTGGAAAATCAAAGAA GGTTCTGGTCCGTTTAACTGATCCAAAAGAACATTTAGTTGGGAATGACAACAAATTTGATCATTCCATATTGTCCCCTGCACAGC AGATGTCAGTTATGGATTTGCTTGGCGATGGTGGAACAAACAGCAATGCAGAAGAAACTTCAGTGCATGAACAGGAAGCTCATGTTGCATTTTCAGTTGAAG GTTTAGGGAAAGTGGAGGCACAAACTCCAGTTCAGTCACCAAAGACACCAGGGAG ATTCTTTTTAAAGGGTTATTCTTCACCAAAAAAATCCTGGAAACAACCTACAGCATCCAAACACATGGATTATAGTTTTGATGATCTTGGGTTCCAAATG GACGTCATGATGCAAGATTCTGAATTTTCACCTTTTGCCAGCTCTAGAAAATACCCTTTCTGCTCAACAGAGAAGGTGAATATAATTGGTGATCCAAAtccaaaattcttaaatttcaGAAAGTCCTCTCCATTCTATCGGAATGGAAGTGATTTGAAGGGTGTTTTTAGCAAGAATGAGCTTTTCTCCATTGGCCGAGAAAATGGCAGAATCATTTGGAATG GTCCATACTTCTTAGATGGCAATGATGATGAATTGGGAGATTATGAATCATTTTGCAATAGTCGGGCAGATCCAAGTGACGTCAGTTTTAATGATCATTTCGATGTTGATAACCATTGGAAAAGAGATTTCAAATTTGAAGACTGGAATCTACAGACTAGAAG GTTCAGTACCAAACAAAATCGAAGTTTTGATATGGCAG ATACACTTCTTCCATATTCAAAGTACAAAATACCGGAAGACTATCCTGATTTCAAAATTTCAGATACAAG GTATACTACTTTTAAAATTGATGATGAAGATAAAGATACCTCTACCTGCTTTGCGAGTGAGGACACGAGAGAGATTAGTCGGCTGAG TGAAGAATCATGCTCTTCCACAGCAG TGAGGGGTGATGCAACCAAGAAATCTTGA
- the LOC140957784 gene encoding uncharacterized protein isoform X4, whose protein sequence is MQLSLSVWYTMLQWMGGSRRKVATSRNSTHKRQRQYFEQRKRQQQAAGSEGYVDGKPSCSQNCENNRSLDILSLVNASSRAYENETSSLNARDNSNDDDGFEFHHQYAHQFPSTHTGRDTVNQSEPKEETSGTSTSHYSDTGKSKKVLVRLTDPKEHLVGNDNKFDHSILSPAQQMSVMDLLGDGGTNSNAEETSVHEQEAHVAFSVEGKVEAQTPVQSPKTPGRFFLKGYSSPKKSWKQPTASKHMDYSFDDLGFQMDVMMQDSEFSPFASSRKYPFCSTEKVNIIGDPNPKFLNFRKSSPFYRNGSDLKGVFSKNELFSIGRENGRIIWNGPYFLDGNDDELGDYESFCNSRADPSDVSFNDHFDVDNHWKRDFKFEDWNLQTRRFSTKQNRSFDMADTLLPYSKYKIPEDYPDFKISDTRYTTFKIDDEDKDTSTCFASEDTREISRLSEESCSSTAVRGDATKKS, encoded by the exons ATGCAG TTGAGTCTGAGTGTATGGTACACAATGTTACAATGGATGGGTGGATCAAGGCGGAAAGTGGCAACT TCAAGAAATTCAACCCATAAAAG gcAAAGGCAGTATTTTGAACAAAGGAAACGGCAGCAGCAGGCAGCAGGATCAGAAGGCTATGTTGATGGAAAACCTTCGTGCAGTCaaaattgtgaaaataatagATCACTTGACATACTTAGTTTGGTAAATGCATCATCTAGAGCTTACGAGAACGAGACCAGTAGCTTGAACG CAAGAGATAACTCAAATGACGATGATGGTTTCGAATTCCATCATCAGTACGCCCACCAGTTCCCATCTACTCACACTGGTAGAGACACAGTAAATCAATCTGAACCAAAAGAAGAAA CCTCAGGAACATCAACTAGCCACTACTCAGATACTGGAAAATCAAAGAA GGTTCTGGTCCGTTTAACTGATCCAAAAGAACATTTAGTTGGGAATGACAACAAATTTGATCATTCCATATTGTCCCCTGCACAGC AGATGTCAGTTATGGATTTGCTTGGCGATGGTGGAACAAACAGCAATGCAGAAGAAACTTCAGTGCATGAACAGGAAGCTCATGTTGCATTTTCAGTTGAAG GGAAAGTGGAGGCACAAACTCCAGTTCAGTCACCAAAGACACCAGGGAG ATTCTTTTTAAAGGGTTATTCTTCACCAAAAAAATCCTGGAAACAACCTACAGCATCCAAACACATGGATTATAGTTTTGATGATCTTGGGTTCCAAATG GACGTCATGATGCAAGATTCTGAATTTTCACCTTTTGCCAGCTCTAGAAAATACCCTTTCTGCTCAACAGAGAAGGTGAATATAATTGGTGATCCAAAtccaaaattcttaaatttcaGAAAGTCCTCTCCATTCTATCGGAATGGAAGTGATTTGAAGGGTGTTTTTAGCAAGAATGAGCTTTTCTCCATTGGCCGAGAAAATGGCAGAATCATTTGGAATG GTCCATACTTCTTAGATGGCAATGATGATGAATTGGGAGATTATGAATCATTTTGCAATAGTCGGGCAGATCCAAGTGACGTCAGTTTTAATGATCATTTCGATGTTGATAACCATTGGAAAAGAGATTTCAAATTTGAAGACTGGAATCTACAGACTAGAAG GTTCAGTACCAAACAAAATCGAAGTTTTGATATGGCAG ATACACTTCTTCCATATTCAAAGTACAAAATACCGGAAGACTATCCTGATTTCAAAATTTCAGATACAAG GTATACTACTTTTAAAATTGATGATGAAGATAAAGATACCTCTACCTGCTTTGCGAGTGAGGACACGAGAGAGATTAGTCGGCTGAG TGAAGAATCATGCTCTTCCACAGCAG TGAGGGGTGATGCAACCAAGAAATCTTGA
- the LOC140957557 gene encoding trans-cinnamate 4-monooxygenase-like, whose amino-acid sequence MDLSIFQNTLLSLFVSVIFAILVSKLRRKSFKCPPGPFSLPIFGSWLQIGNNLNHHDFTSYAKKFGEVFLLRMGQRKIAVISSKELAKEVLLTKGIEFGSRSRNIVFDIFTGKGQDMIFTEYGEHWRKMRRIVTVPFFTNKVVQQNSHEWEAEAAAVVEDVRKNPAAATKGIVLRNRIELMVYNNVYKIMFGRGFAGEEDPLFVRVKTVNAERSILGQSLEYNFGDFVPILRPFLKGYLKICQEVTKRRLKLFKDSFVDERKKNLSTRTTQTQGAKYGIDHILEAKNTGEINDDNVLYIVENMNVAAIETTIWALEWAVGELINNPRIQTKLRAEIDTVLGPDVQVTEAHALKLPYLQAVIKETLRLRMIVPCLVPHLNLHDANLKDFTIPGGSRIFINAWWLANDPAHWKKPEEFRPERFLEEESKVEANGNDIKYIPFGVGRRSCPGIFMAMAVIGITLGRLVQNFELLPPPGQSKVDMTENNGQFATRILNRHNIVMKPRSS is encoded by the exons ATGGATCTTTCCATCTTCCAAAATACCCTTCTGAGTCTCTTTGTCTCGGTAATATTCGCCATTTTAGTCTCTAAGCTACGGAGGAAGAGCTTTAAGTGCCCGCCAGGCCCCTTCTCCTTGCCCATATTCGGAAGTTGGCTTCAAATTGGCAACAACCTCAACCACCATGACTTTACCAGCTATGCCAAGAAATTCGGTGAAGTTTTCCTGCTCAGAATGGGCCAAAGGAAGATCGCGGTGATCTCCTCGAAAGAGCTGGCAAAAGAAGTCTTGCTCACTAAAGGAATCGAGTTCGGCTCCCGGTCCAGAAACATCGTTTTCGACATCTTTACCGGTAAAGGGCAAGACATGATCTTCACAGAATACGGGGAGCACTGGAGGAAAATGAGGAGGATCGTGACAGTGCCCTTTTTCACCAACAAGGTCGTGCAGCAGAACAGCCACGAGTGGGAAGCGGAGGCGGCCGCGGTGGTGGAGGACGTGAGGAAGAACCCGGCAGCGGCGACGAAAGGGATTGTCTTGAGGAATAGGATAGAGTTGATGGTGTACAATAACGTGTACAAGATAATGTTTGGTAGAGGGTTCGCGGGTGAGGAAGATCCTTTGTTTGTGAGGGTGAAGACTGTAAACGCGGAGAGGAGCATATTGGGGCAGAGTCTTGAGTACAACTTTGGTGATTTTGTTCCCATTTTAAGGCCTTTCTTGAAAGGTTACTTGAAGATTTGCCAAGAGGTTACAAAGAGGAGGTTGAAGTTGTTCAAGGATTCTTTTGTTGATGAGAGGAA AAAAAATTTAAGCACGAGAACAACACAGACCCAAGGTGCGAAGTATGGAATCGATCACATTCTTGAAGCCAAGAATACGGGAGAGATAAATGACGACAATGTCCTCTACATTGTAGAGAACATGAATGTTGCtg CAATCGAGACAACCATATGGGCACTAGAGTGGGCGGTCGGAGAACTAATCAACAACCCACGAATCCAAACCAAACTCCGGGCTGAGATCGACACGGTGCTCGGACCGGATGTGCAGGTTACCGAGGCCCATGCCCTCAAGCTCCCCTATCTCCAGGCAGTAATAAAGGAGACTCTTCGCCTAAGGATGATCGTCCCTTGTTTGGTTCCACACCTGAACCTCCATGATGCTAATCTCAAGGACTTCACGATCCCCGGAGGAAGCCGAATCTTCATCAACGCCTGGTGGCTCGCGAACGACCCGGCTCACTGGAAAAAGCCGGAAGAATTCAGGCCCGAGAGATTCTTGGAGGAAGAGAGTAAGGTGGAAGCCAatggcaatgacatcaaataTATCCCCTTCGGGGTTGGCAGGAGGAGCTGCCCCGGAATCTTCATGGCGATGGCTGTCATTGGGATCACCTTGGGAAGGTTGGTTCAAAATTTCGAGCTTTTGCCTCCGCCGGGCCAATCGAAGGTTGATATGACAGAGAATAATGGACAATTCGCTACCCGCATTCTGAACCGCCATAACATTGTGATGAAACCACGATCTTCCTGA